The following are from one region of the Syngnathus typhle isolate RoL2023-S1 ecotype Sweden linkage group LG22, RoL_Styp_1.0, whole genome shotgun sequence genome:
- the ches1 gene encoding checkpoint suppressor 1 — MGPTMPPSKKAQSPSSGASASQGMSPPYRQGDAATAASEAEAADLSLSLSASFSKAEDEELTSLSWLHESTDLLNSFSHSGLRSVSPLLDPDGQHPRSPSSTSPCPDDPLLGDAHSAYDLAVGANRKPPYSFSCLIFMAIEDAPNKRLPVKDIYGWILEHFPYFASAPTGWKNSVRHNLSLNKCFKKVDKDRSQSIGKGSLWSIDPEYRHNLIQALKKTPYHPYSTGLASPSTSPPTLSQTFHHSPPLWSGSPLFRKNGGVLLQVPRGVIQNGARVRSQALFPVIRPVPVNPVGSRTSAIRSSIGDYLKRGQDSPSCYSPPPCAEELQEDHNYSTAKSPDRLGSSQASAPSSPTNDDDIIAVEIQSDIKPEPREIPLDSHVTTAAATYLSQQPLRGQRRTLGAGPGTLAGSSFTWTKNRARGISDTLPLKKRRAVEKPPESDDEEMKEAAGSLLHLAGVRACLNNITNRTAKGQKEQKEALRN; from the exons ATGGGACCGACCATGCCCCCCAGTAAGAAGGCCCAGAGCCCCAGTAGTGGAGCCAGCGCTTCACAGGGCATGAGCCCGCCGTACCGACAAGGCGACGCTGCGACGGCAGCATCAGAGGCGGAGGCGGCGGACCTCTCCTTGTCCTTATCAGCCTCCTTCTCCAAAGCTGAAGACGAAGAGCTCACCAGTCTTTCCTGGCTCCACGAGAGCACCGACCTCCTCAACAGCTTCAGCCACTCGGGCTTACGTAGCGTTTCCCCGCTGCTAGACCCCGACGGTCAGCACCCCCGCTCGCCTTCTTCCACGTCGCCGTGCCCGGATGACCCCCTGTTGGGCGATGCACACTCGGCGTACGACTTGGCAGTGGGGGCCAATAGGAAACCGCCGTATTCCTTCAGCTGTTTGATCTTTATGGCTATCGAGGATGCGCCGAACAAGCGCCTGCCGGTAAAAGATATCTACGGATGGATCCTTGAGCATTTTCCTTACTTTGCAAGCGCCCCGACGGGATGGAAGAACTCAGTGCGCCATAATCTGTCACTAAACAAATGCTTCAAGAAGGTGGATAAAGACCGCAGTCAG AGCATAGGAAAAGGATCTCTATGGTCAATAGACCCAGAGTATAGACACAACCTGATCCAAGCACTGAAGAAAACACCCTACCATCCCTACTCGACAGGCCTGGCCAGCCcctcaacttccccacccacccTGTCTCAGACATTTCACCACAG TCCTCCATTATGGTCGGGGAGTCCCCTCTTCAGGAAGAATGGCGGAGTCCTCCTACAAG TTCCTCGTGGTGTGATTCAAAATGGCGCCCGTGTAAGGAGCCAGGCGCTCTTCCCTGTGATAAGACCCGTTCCTGTAAACCCAGTAGGGAGCAGAACCTCGGCCATAAG ATCGTCCATAGGAGATTATCTGAAACGAGGCCAAGACAGCCCTTCCTGCTACTCTCCTCCGCCTTGCGCCGAGGAACTTCAGGAAGACCACAATTACAGCACCGCCAAATCCCCGGACAGGCTGGGGTCGTCGCAGGCCTCTGCCCCTTCGTCTCCGACGAACGACGACGACATCATCGCCGTGGAAATCCAATCCGACATCAAACCCGAGCCCAGGGAGATCCCGCTGGATTCCCACGTCACGACCGCCGCAGCCACCTATCTTTCCCAGCAACCCCTGCGGGGACAGAGACGTACGTTGGGGGCGGGACCCGGGACCCTGGCGGGAAGCAGCTTCACGTGGACCAAAAACCGAGCGAGGGGCATTAGCGACACGCTGCCTCTGAAGAAGCGGCGCGCGGTGGAAAAGCCGCCGGAGAGCGATGACGAGGAGATGAAGGAGGCGGCGGGGTCGCTGCTCCACCTAGCCGGGGTCCGAGCCTGCCTCAACAACATCACAAACCGCACGGCTAAGGGCCAGAAGGAGCAGAAAGAGGCCCTGAGAAACTAA
- the gtf2a1 gene encoding transcription initiation factor IIA subunit 1 isoform X1: MASSANSNPVPKLYKTVIEDVINEVRELFLDEGVDEQVLLELKTLWESKLLQSKAVEGFHTEEQAALQAVQQQQHQQQQSSQQQVQQGQQVTQQTQAQQVILPPQQQQAPQQQVIVPDSKILQHMTTTGMSAAATQAALALPTGVTPYPQLITSSGQFVQVLRAPNGAQYIIQQPPQPILLQQQMQPGSVQAPVIQQVLAPLQGGIPQQTGVIIQQPQIVLAPGNKVQGNTQVTQAATMAPQQGQAAQIQQVQQAQGAAVPQAQVQSQPQQAAPGQPQPPMMLQVDGAGDTSSDEDEDEEEEYDDDLEEEKDKDGGEDGQVEEKSLNSDDDVSDAEDHELFDTENVVVCQYDKIHRSKNKWKFHLKDGIMNLNGRDYVFSKAIGDAEW; this comes from the exons ATGGCGAGCTCGGCTAACTCGAACCCAGTG CCTAAACTGTACAAGACTGTGATTGAGGATGTGATCAATGAGGTGCGAGAGTTGTTCCTGGATGAGGGCGTGGATGAACAAGTTCTTCTGGAGCTAAAAACG CTTTGGGAAAGCAAACTGTTGCAATCCAAGGCAGTGGAGGGTTTCCATACTGAGGAACAGGCAGCCCTGCAGGCcgtgcagcagcaacagcatcaGCAGCAACAATCATCCCAGCAGCAAGTTCAACAGGGTCAGCAGGTGACACAGCAGACACAAGCCCAGCAAGTCATTCTGCCTCCCCAGCAGCAGCAAG CTCCCCAGCAGCAAGTCATTGTACCCGATTCCAAGATTCTGCAGCATATGACAACAACGGGCATG agtgcGGCAGCTACTCAGGCTGCCCTTGCTTTGCCAACTGGGGTCACACCATACCCACAGCTCATCACTAGTTCAG GTCAGTTTGTGCAAGTTTTGCGTGCACCCAATGGAGCTCAGTATATCATCCAGCAGCCACCCCAGCCCATCCTCCTGCAGCAGCAGATGCAACCGGGCTCAGTGCAGGCTCCAGTCATACAGCAG GTCTTGGCTCCTCTACAAGGAGGCATTCCTCAGCAAACAGGAGTCATCATCCAGCAGCCACAGATTGTCTTAGCTCCTGGAAATAAAGTTCAAGGCAACACGCAG GTGACGCAGGCTGCCACGATGGCGCCTCAACAAGGTCAAGCAGCCCAGATTCAACAGGTTCAGCAGGCCCAGGGTGCAGCAGTGCCACAGGCCCAGGTGCAGAGCCAGCCTCAGCAGGCAGCCCCGGGGCAACCTCAGCCTCCCATGATGCTGCAGGTGGACGGCGCCGGAGACACCTCGTCAGATGAAGAcgaggatgaagaagaggagtATGACGATGACCTTGAAGAGGAGAAAGACAAGGACGGGGGAGAAGATGGGCAAGTTGAGGAG aAATCACTGAACAGCGACGACGATGTCAGTGACGCAGAAGACCACGAGCTGTTTGACACAGAGAATGTAGTTGTGTGCCAGTATGACAAG ATTCACCGAAGTAAGAACAAATGGAAATTTCACCTGAAGGACGGAATCATGAATCTGAACGGGAGGGACTACGTCTTCTCCAAAGCCATCGGGGACGCCGAGTGGTGA
- the gtf2a1 gene encoding transcription initiation factor IIA subunit 1 isoform X2, with protein MGPKLYKTVIEDVINEVRELFLDEGVDEQVLLELKTLWESKLLQSKAVEGFHTEEQAALQAVQQQQHQQQQSSQQQVQQGQQVTQQTQAQQVILPPQQQQAPQQQVIVPDSKILQHMTTTGMSAAATQAALALPTGVTPYPQLITSSGQFVQVLRAPNGAQYIIQQPPQPILLQQQMQPGSVQAPVIQQVLAPLQGGIPQQTGVIIQQPQIVLAPGNKVQGNTQVTQAATMAPQQGQAAQIQQVQQAQGAAVPQAQVQSQPQQAAPGQPQPPMMLQVDGAGDTSSDEDEDEEEEYDDDLEEEKDKDGGEDGQVEEKSLNSDDDVSDAEDHELFDTENVVVCQYDKIHRSKNKWKFHLKDGIMNLNGRDYVFSKAIGDAEW; from the exons ATGGGG CCTAAACTGTACAAGACTGTGATTGAGGATGTGATCAATGAGGTGCGAGAGTTGTTCCTGGATGAGGGCGTGGATGAACAAGTTCTTCTGGAGCTAAAAACG CTTTGGGAAAGCAAACTGTTGCAATCCAAGGCAGTGGAGGGTTTCCATACTGAGGAACAGGCAGCCCTGCAGGCcgtgcagcagcaacagcatcaGCAGCAACAATCATCCCAGCAGCAAGTTCAACAGGGTCAGCAGGTGACACAGCAGACACAAGCCCAGCAAGTCATTCTGCCTCCCCAGCAGCAGCAAG CTCCCCAGCAGCAAGTCATTGTACCCGATTCCAAGATTCTGCAGCATATGACAACAACGGGCATG agtgcGGCAGCTACTCAGGCTGCCCTTGCTTTGCCAACTGGGGTCACACCATACCCACAGCTCATCACTAGTTCAG GTCAGTTTGTGCAAGTTTTGCGTGCACCCAATGGAGCTCAGTATATCATCCAGCAGCCACCCCAGCCCATCCTCCTGCAGCAGCAGATGCAACCGGGCTCAGTGCAGGCTCCAGTCATACAGCAG GTCTTGGCTCCTCTACAAGGAGGCATTCCTCAGCAAACAGGAGTCATCATCCAGCAGCCACAGATTGTCTTAGCTCCTGGAAATAAAGTTCAAGGCAACACGCAG GTGACGCAGGCTGCCACGATGGCGCCTCAACAAGGTCAAGCAGCCCAGATTCAACAGGTTCAGCAGGCCCAGGGTGCAGCAGTGCCACAGGCCCAGGTGCAGAGCCAGCCTCAGCAGGCAGCCCCGGGGCAACCTCAGCCTCCCATGATGCTGCAGGTGGACGGCGCCGGAGACACCTCGTCAGATGAAGAcgaggatgaagaagaggagtATGACGATGACCTTGAAGAGGAGAAAGACAAGGACGGGGGAGAAGATGGGCAAGTTGAGGAG aAATCACTGAACAGCGACGACGATGTCAGTGACGCAGAAGACCACGAGCTGTTTGACACAGAGAATGTAGTTGTGTGCCAGTATGACAAG ATTCACCGAAGTAAGAACAAATGGAAATTTCACCTGAAGGACGGAATCATGAATCTGAACGGGAGGGACTACGTCTTCTCCAAAGCCATCGGGGACGCCGAGTGGTGA